The following DNA comes from Papaver somniferum cultivar HN1 chromosome 4, ASM357369v1, whole genome shotgun sequence.
AGAAACAtaagtgacactatgcgtggttgATGTGGAATCACCGTACAATATGCTCTTGGTatgaccatggatacatgcgataaaagtcgTAGAATCAACTCTTTACCAATGCATCCAATCTCCAATACCAagtggaataggagaaatcaaaGGAGATATTGAGAGTGCGAAGATCTGTAGACAGAtagatataaaaaattatgaaggtcacccaaagaagagaaaagatcgctggagaagagaaagagaattaaggaaagaagaagagttcAGAATACACATGATAAGATCACAAGAAGGAAGAGGGATACCAAGCGAAGTTCCAGAAAAAGAAGGCGAACCAATGCATGtaataaaagagccaacaccactAGGAGAGCCTAAAGAGAATTTTATCGCAGCAGAActgacaaaagaaataaatgctGGAACAACATAGAAACGATAGATATTAAAAATTAGAACTAAGATGggaaaagaagaggaagaaaaaacaATAAACCTCTTACGAGAGTATAAAGACATCTTCGCATGGAGCATGGAAGAAATGCCAAGAATAATCCTTCTATTGCATGTTATAAGTTGGATATTAACAAGAATGCAAGACCATTCAAGCAAAGGATAAGGAAGATAGCAACAACATACCATCCTcagatagaagaagaactacagaagatGCTTGAAGCAGGAATCATAAGACCAGCgaaatatccagaatggatagcaaacatggtggtGGTACCAAAGAATAATAAGGGGATAAGGATTTGCATTGACTTCagtgatttaaacaaagcatgtccTAAGGACAGTTATCCATTGCCAGACATACCACAGATGGTTGAATCAGCAGCAGGAAATGACATAGTATCATTGATGGATGGATACAAAGGTTACAATCAAATCACGTTAGTTGAAGAAgaccaagagcatactgctttttttcGCGCCTAGAGGATTacattgttatacaaaaatgccttTCGGTTTCAAAAATGCAGGtgcaacatatcaaagaatggtggagAAGGTGTTCGCACAATGGATACATACCACATTAgaagtctatgttgatgatatgttggtGAAAAGTAAGAAATCTAAAGATCATGTAGACAACTTAAGGGAAATCTTTAAGCATATGCGACAATTCAATATTAAGGTAAatcctgaaaaatgcattttccGGGTAACATCGGGAAAGTTTTTAGGTTATATTGTATCAAAGAAGGGAATAGAGGTTGATCCAGAGAAATTACAAGCGATTCGAGAAATGCCATCACCCGCGACTGTGAAATATGTCCAAAAACTAAATGGATTTCTAGCTTCACTGGGGCGATTTATTTCGCGATCATCCGACATGTGCAAACATTTATTTAATATTCTGAAAAACGGAACTAAGTTCAAGTGGACGGATGAATGCGATAAAGCGCTGCAAAATATAAAGAACCATCTAATGAATTTTTCCATCATGCAAAAGGCGGAAAAAGGAGAGGAGCTACTGATATATTTAGCATCAACACCTCATGCATTAAGTGTCGTACTGTTACGTCTGGATGAATGAGTGGAAAAACCGATACATtactgatgtagtacatctttctacGTATCAACCATGACAGTGGACCCCTGAAGTGTGTATCAACTGTTACAGTTGACCCCTGAAGTGTGTATCAACTGTTAAAATTGATCCCTAATACGTGTATCAACTAGTATAGTTGATCCCATCTGTCTGTTTTAGTTAACTTGCCTGGcaagaattttctttcctaatttgtttagatttcctttttcttttcaatttaatCGGTTCTTGTGAACCTAGATATTTAAAGGCTTTGCCTTCTTGTTTTTAAACACATCTTATTATTAATCAATTATCAATTTTATTATCTTATCCTAGAATCAGGTTTTTATTAAGTTTCTGACAAAACTTAAACCCTATCTTAAAATCCAACAACTAGTTTGTTTTCTTCTGGTCTGTactacactagttggtatcagatacaacgtttttagatttttatctagaaacagatcctttACACATCTTCCGcaacaactcaaaaccctaaaaaaaattcaaacaacCAATCTTTTCGTTTCAATGGGACAAAAGTTTACATAAACTAATGTTGATGCCCTTGTCAAAGCACTTCTGAAACCATTATCAATAGCCCTCATCACAGAGCTTAAACTAGAAATCGAAACAAGTATCTCTTCTATCGTagaaaagaaacttgaatcaCATGAACACTATCTTATTAAGTTATTGAAACACACGGGTCTAGATGAGGAAGGTATGCCAGGTTTAACTGATGATAAAGATGTCAATACTGAAGAAAAGAAATCAGGAGAAACAAAAGACGATGACGTAAATAAAAGTAAGAAGAATCCTTTTGTTCAAAATAATTCTGTTACACAAGAAATTTCCAAGTTTCGTACATTCAAAAAAATAATTTGAGAGCTTTCTTAATAGTCCTTATAAGAAACCTACAACTGTGATCATAAacagtgatgaagatgaagacaaggctGAAGCAGAATTAGAAAAAAGCTGGGAAGACGAAAGAAGATTGAAATCCAATTCTTATGGGtctttaccagaatataaatTGAAAGATGATATACCCAACTTCCATGGTGGTTTACATATAGAAGAATTGTTAGATTGGTTTTACGAAGTAGAGTCGTTTTTCAACTTCATGGAGGTGCCTGATTCTTCTAAAGTTAAACTGGTTGCATATAAACTGAAAGGTGGTGTTGCAGGTTGGTGGGACAAACTTTGTGATGATCGTAGAAAATATCTCAAACCTCCTATACGTACGTGGAAAAGAATGAGAGACCTGTTAAGAGACAAGTTTTTACCTAAAGATTATATGCAGCAATTGTTTCTCAAACTGCAAAACTGTCGCCAAGGAGCtaggttggttgaagaatatgtaGCTGAATTTTACAGTTTAGTTGCACGTAACCAACTGAATGAGACTGAAGAGCAGTTAGTTGCACGTTTTATAGATGGTTTGAACAACTTAATTCAACAGGGGATGGCACAATCTGTGTATACTATGGTTGAAGCTATACAACAAGCCATTAAAGTTTAAAGGCGTGTCCTCAGTACTTCTAGACAAGCAAATCTACGACAAGATCGttatcaacatttttataaagctGTCAGACCATATATCTCTTATGGTTACCAGTGTGATAAAGGATCAACAGTCGTTGTTGATCCATATTCACAAGGATCAACTGCCGTTGTTGATCCACATAGCAGAGGCGCCAGCCAACCGCGTCAGCAACAAcaaacaacatcttttccttcaGAATCTTCTCCAATGATGCATATACCATCTGCTAAGCTACCTCAGGCTACTCCACAACGAGATGTTACTCACAATACTAGAGGtaatcaatttcaacaacaatttccaccatTATCTAAACCCTCTAATCCTTATTCAAAGTTTCGAGGAGATAAACGTAACAAGTGCAACCAAACTTGCcatacttctagtgattgtcgcaAGTTTCATGTTTACATTAATGAAATTCAAGAAtaaacacaagaagaagaagaattaggaGATTATGAGTTTAACTATTTGCAAGAACATGAGACTTATGATGCATATTTTCTTGGAGTAATTCGACCAGTTTTAATCACTGAACCTTGTATTACACAAAGGCATCATATTTTTAAATCTCATTGTATCATTTAGGAGGCGCTTTGCAAAATGATAATTGACAGTGAAAGTACAAAAAACTATGTTTCTGCACAATTGGTTGAGAAGCTTGGTTTACCTGTTACTCTTCATCCAAAACCGTATTCAGTTGGTTGGATAAATAGCTCTTCCACTCAACAAATCACTCATCAATTCTTAGCAAAGTTTTCTTTCCCTAGATATTCAGATTATGCTTTGTGTGATGTTATTAACATGACTGCAGCAAGTTTATTGTTGGGAAGACCATGTCAGTATGATATTCGTGCTGTTCATAACTGCTATGAGAGTACTTATACCTTTGTTCATGAAGGATTTACCAAAGTTTTGTGGCCtttacaatcttcttcttcattcaaagaACCAGCAGACAAGAAGAAGACTGCATTGGTAGCTATAATTGTTCATTCTTTGAACACTCATTCTTTGAGCTCTCATGAAGTTGCTAAACCTATGGTGGAGATTCCATacaaggtacaacctttattgtcTTCTTTTTGTGACTTATTTCCTGCTGAGTTACCTAATGTTTTGCCTCCATTAAGAGATCTACAATATCAGATAGACTTTATACCTGGAACTTCTATTCCTAATCAACCTAATTATAGGTGAAGTCATAAAGAACATGAGATTTTACAAGGTCAGGTTGATGATTTGTTACAAAAAGATTTGATAAGACTTAGCAAAAGTCCTTGTGCTAGTCCAGAATTTTTAGTAGAAAAAAAAGATGGTGGTCATCGAATGTGTATAGACTGTAGAGCATTAAACAGAGTTACTATACCATATAGGTTTCCCATACCAAGAATTGATGACATGATTGATATGCTTTCTGGTGCCAAAGTGTTTACAAAGCTTGATTTACGTAGTGGATATCATCAAATACGTATTCGAGAAGGTGATGAATGAAAAACATCTTTCAAGACAAAGAGAGGTTTATATGAGTGGTTAGTCATGTCTTTTGGTTTATCTAATGCACCCATCACATTTATGCGTCTAATGAACCAAGTTCTGCAGCGTTTTCTTGGAAAAATTTtcattgtctattttgatgacatattgATTTTTAGCAACAGTGAAGAAGAGCATCTTATGCATTTGTCTCAGGTTTTTACAGCTTTACAAGAAAATGTTTTGTATGTGAACTTGAAGAAGTGCACATTCTTTACCAACAGAGTTACTTTTTTGGGCTATGTTGTGTCAGATACTGGTAtttctgtggatgattctaaGATCAAAGCAATTGTTGATTGGCCTGTTCCAACTTCTATACGTGAAATATGTAGTTTTCATGGATTAACTTCATTCTACAGGAGATTTGTAAGAAACTTTAGTACAATTGCAGCTGGTTTGACAAATTTTTTGAAGTGTGATACTTTTGAATTGACTAAAGAAGCAGATAAGAGGTTTAATCTTCTCAAGGAAAAATTGTGCAGCGCACCTGTTCTTGCCATGCCAAATTTTGATAAGCCTTTTGAGATTCATTGTGATGCTTCTGTTGTTGGCATTGGTGCTGTGTTATCTCAGGAAGgacttccagtttcatattatagTGAAAAGAATTCAAATACAAGGAAGAAGTGGTCAACTTATGAGTTGGAATTGATTGCTCTTGTTCAACCTCTTAAGAATTGGCATCCTTATCTTATTCACAATGAATTTTTTGTTAATACTGATAATCAGGTTCTTAAATTTTTGAAAACTTCTGCAAAGGTTAACAAAATGCATGATAGGTGGTTATTTATAATCAATCAGTACCCATTTTCTATTAAACATCAGAGTGGAAAACTTAATCAAGTTGCTGATGATTTGAGTAGAAGAACACATCTTCTTGTTACTCTCAAACATGAGAGTTTGGCTTTTGACTTCTTAAAAGATCTCTATAGTGAAGACAAAGATTTTCAGCAACTATGGATCAAGTGTGGTTCTTCTACAGAcaatgttcatgattttcttattcaAGAAGGATTTGTTTTTAAGGGTAATCGTTTGTGTATACCACAATGTTCTATACGTCTTCATTTGATCCAGGAATTACATGGAAGTCGCCTTGGTggacattttggacgtgataaaacTATAACTTTGGTTGAGGAACGTTATTTCTGGCCTTCTCTTAAAAGAGGCATTCAAAAGTACGTACAAAAATGTATGGTTTGTCAACAACCTAATGGGAatattcaaaatacatgtttatatacTCCACTTCCAATTCCTGATGCTCCTTGGGTGGATATTAGCATGGACTTTGTGCTTGGTTTACCACGTATTGCAGAGGGAATGATTCTATTATGGTGGTTATTGATCGTTACTCAAAAATGGCTCACTTCATAGCATGCAAGAAAACAACGGATGCCTCTAATGTTGCTTATTTGTTTTTAAAAGAAGTAGTACGTTTACATGGAATTCCCAAAATAATTACTTCTGATCGAGACACTAAGTTTTTGAGCTACTTTTGGGATTCCTTATGGATGCGTCTGGGAACTAAACTTCAGTATAATACAACTGCTCATCCTCAAActgatggacaaactgaagttGTCAATCGATCTCTACGAAATCTGATTAGAACAAAGGTTATtggaggaaaagagaagaaatGGGACAATTTCATTCCCAAAATCTAATTTTCTAATAACACTTCAGTCAATCGATCAACAGGTAAGACACCTTTTGAGATTGTGTATTCTAAGGTTCCTAATCATATTTTGGATCTGGTGGTGCTTCCCAAGTTGCGTAAATCTAATACTAAGGCAGATAACTTTATTGAGAAAGCTTCACTAATACATCAAGAAGTATAGTCAAAACTTGCATATTCTAATAAGAAGTACAAAGAAGATGCAAATCAGCATAGAAGACTTAAGACATTTGATGAAGGAGAGTTGGTTTTGGTTCATCTCAGAAAAGAAAGATTCCCTACTGGAACTTACAacaagaccaagatgaagaaatatggacc
Coding sequences within:
- the LOC113271915 gene encoding uncharacterized protein LOC113271915, which codes for MIIDSESTKNYVSAQLVEKLGLPVTLHPKPYSVGWINSSSTQQITHQFLAKFSFPRYSDYALCDVINMTAASLLLGRPCQYDIRAVHNCYESTYTFVHEGFTKVLWPLQSSSSFKEPADKKKTALVAIIVHSLNTHSLSSHEVAKPMVEIPYKVQPLLSSFCDLFPAELPNVLPPLRDLQYQIDFIPGTSIPNQPNYR